A stretch of Deltaproteobacteria bacterium DNA encodes these proteins:
- a CDS encoding ATP-binding protein translates to MAETEEIEKKPFLRRRRTDLEILGREGGRIVMGPWIDEVRIVVGRLQMHAELICGEGKAREVGLGLHEIIVNAIEHGSLGISFKEKRLALENNTYVELLRQRLSDPFYSRRQVTIDCRTEPGELHYTVRDEGGGFDWRNPPCPDPRENLLSPCGRGLFLARIYLDRVEFNERGNEVHLVKYVERDGGRDETTAEGEQ, encoded by the coding sequence GTGGCAGAGACAGAAGAGATCGAAAAAAAGCCTTTCCTCCGGCGCCGGCGGACCGACTTGGAGATCCTCGGCAGGGAGGGGGGACGGATCGTCATGGGGCCTTGGATCGACGAGGTGAGGATCGTGGTGGGCCGGCTTCAGATGCATGCCGAGCTGATATGTGGAGAGGGGAAAGCGCGGGAAGTGGGGCTGGGCCTCCACGAGATCATCGTCAACGCCATCGAGCATGGGAGTCTTGGGATCTCCTTCAAGGAGAAGCGCCTGGCCCTCGAGAACAACACCTACGTGGAACTGCTCAGGCAGCGCCTATCCGATCCGTTCTATTCCAGGCGCCAGGTGACGATCGACTGTCGCACTGAACCAGGAGAGCTGCACTACACGGTCAGAGATGAGGGCGGGGGGTTTGATTGGAGAAACCCTCCCTGTCCGGATCCACGGGAGAACCTGTTGAGCCCGTGCGGCAGGGGCCTCTTTCTCGCGCGGATCTACCTCGACCGTGTCGAGTTCAACGAGAGGGGGAACGAGGTTCATCTCGTGAAGTACGTCGAGAGAGATGGAGGTAGAGATGAGACTACAGCCGAAGGGGAACAGTAG
- a CDS encoding STAS domain-containing protein — protein sequence MRLQPKGNSSVRILDLRGALTVSTVEGLKRLVGEAAQGDGDEIVLNFESVDRVDSSGLGAIIACYITLHRKKKKLSLVNLNEKTKEIFFYTHLSKVVNIYEGLGEITA from the coding sequence ATGAGACTACAGCCGAAGGGGAACAGTAGCGTAAGGATTCTCGATCTGCGCGGGGCCCTGACCGTGTCCACTGTGGAAGGACTGAAGAGGTTGGTGGGGGAAGCGGCCCAGGGGGATGGGGACGAGATCGTTCTGAACTTCGAGTCTGTGGACAGGGTCGATTCTTCGGGACTGGGTGCCATCATAGCATGCTACATCACCCTCCACCGAAAGAAGAAGAAGCTCTCCCTTGTCAACCTGAATGAAAAGACCAAGGAGATCTTTTTCTATACTCATTTGTCAAAGGTCGTCAATATCTATGAAGGCCTCGGTGAGATTACGGCCTGA
- the lipA gene encoding lipoyl synthase has product MVSRKPPWLRKKVDFSSIRAMEAVTGRFGLHTICESALCPNQSECFARGTATFLILGDRCTRNCRFCNVAHGRPEPLDRDEPLRVARAVMHLGLRYAVVTSVTRDDLEDGGAEQFARTIRAIKGLDMGVRVEVLVPDFLDAIDRVVEAGPEVINHNLETVPRLYPEVRPGADYRRSLGLLEKVKETGKGIRTKSGLMLGLGEEEEEILHVMKDLRRAGCDMLTLGQYLSPSRAHLPVREYVPPERFEWFGEVAKEMGFLFVASGPFVRSSYFAEAWLEKQG; this is encoded by the coding sequence ATGGTCTCGAGAAAGCCGCCATGGCTCAGGAAGAAGGTAGATTTTTCAAGTATCAGGGCCATGGAGGCCGTCACCGGAAGATTCGGCCTCCATACCATCTGCGAAAGCGCCCTCTGCCCCAACCAGAGCGAGTGCTTTGCCAGGGGTACTGCCACCTTCCTTATCCTGGGCGACAGGTGTACGCGAAACTGCCGGTTCTGCAACGTCGCCCACGGCCGGCCCGAGCCGCTGGACCGAGATGAGCCCCTTCGAGTTGCCCGGGCCGTCATGCATCTTGGGCTCCGCTACGCCGTGGTCACGTCGGTTACCCGAGACGATCTTGAGGACGGAGGAGCCGAGCAGTTCGCCAGAACCATTCGAGCCATCAAAGGGCTTGACATGGGGGTCAGAGTAGAGGTCCTTGTCCCGGATTTTCTGGATGCCATCGACCGGGTTGTCGAGGCAGGGCCTGAAGTGATCAACCACAACCTCGAGACGGTCCCCCGCCTCTACCCCGAAGTGAGGCCTGGTGCGGACTACCGGAGGTCTCTCGGCCTGCTGGAGAAGGTCAAGGAGACAGGGAAGGGGATTCGCACCAAGTCGGGGTTGATGCTGGGGTTGGGCGAGGAAGAGGAAGAGATCCTCCATGTAATGAAGGACTTGAGAAGGGCCGGGTGCGATATGCTCACCCTGGGCCAGTACCTCTCCCCTTCAAGGGCGCATCTTCCTGTTCGGGAGTACGTCCCTCCTGAGAGATTCGAGTGGTTCGGGGAGGTGGCAAAAGAGATGGGCTTTCTCTTTGTGGCGTCAGGTCCTTTCGTGAGGAGCTCATATTTTGCGGAGGCCTGGCTGGAAAAGCAGGGGTAG
- a CDS encoding cold shock domain-containing protein, whose product MPKGRVKWFNEKKGFGFISQEDGDDLFVHFSSIQQDGYKVLYEGDEVRFNIAEGRKGPQAIDVVKHS is encoded by the coding sequence ATGCCTAAAGGTCGAGTGAAATGGTTTAACGAGAAAAAGGGGTTTGGATTCATTTCCCAGGAAGACGGCGATGATCTGTTCGTACATTTCTCATCCATTCAGCAGGACGGATACAAGGTTCTTTATGAAGGGGACGAGGTGAGGTTCAACATCGCAGAGGGCAGGAAAGGTCCACAGGCAATCGATGTGGTGAAACACTCCTAA